The Actinomyces sp. oral taxon 414 genome has a segment encoding these proteins:
- a CDS encoding SWIM zinc finger family protein: MAEDWNAQRVTSLAPDAKVAAAGLKLAKTGTWSDVGYHESLLWGQCKGSGKNPYQVCADLAASAFRCSCPSRKFPCKHAVGLLHLWCDGAAAPGEPVEFARQWAERRAERAAKAAERAAGTTPAPDADPATAAKRAKAARARAARREQRITDGLADLDRWILDQIDQGLVATGESRSTALRRLAARMVDAQAPGVAARLGELATLDDKDPDWLGELASELGAIHLLARAWAGREHLPADLVACARREIGLSVASEEVLAAPGVEDRWAVVGTRDREEGRVTARDFWLCGTSTGRWGRIIAYAREAEELPTTFSPGTLVQARLHFHPGPGLRALSRPEQPAAEPIAAWNPGALSVAGAREAWRNALAADPWADVRPLLVAGRLAANAEGHLALSPRETDGERADRGHAALPLLRIGIHRRLALAAACDNVVIAGLICPQGLWPLSLLTGGTVVPL, from the coding sequence ATGGCTGAGGACTGGAACGCCCAGCGCGTGACCTCTCTCGCGCCCGACGCCAAGGTGGCCGCGGCCGGCCTTAAACTCGCCAAGACCGGGACCTGGTCCGACGTCGGATACCACGAGTCCCTGCTGTGGGGGCAGTGCAAGGGGTCGGGCAAGAACCCCTACCAGGTCTGCGCGGACCTGGCCGCCTCCGCCTTCCGCTGCTCCTGCCCATCGCGCAAATTCCCCTGCAAGCACGCCGTGGGCCTGCTGCACCTGTGGTGCGACGGCGCCGCCGCCCCGGGCGAGCCCGTCGAGTTCGCCCGCCAGTGGGCCGAGCGTCGGGCTGAGCGCGCCGCCAAGGCGGCCGAGCGCGCCGCCGGCACCACCCCCGCCCCCGACGCCGACCCGGCCACCGCCGCCAAGCGCGCCAAGGCCGCCCGGGCCCGCGCCGCCCGCCGCGAGCAGCGCATCACCGACGGCCTGGCCGACCTCGACCGCTGGATCCTCGACCAGATCGACCAGGGCCTGGTTGCCACCGGCGAGAGCCGGAGCACGGCCCTGCGCCGCCTGGCCGCCCGCATGGTCGACGCCCAGGCGCCCGGGGTTGCTGCCCGCCTGGGCGAGCTCGCCACCCTGGACGACAAGGACCCCGACTGGCTGGGCGAACTGGCCTCCGAGCTGGGCGCCATCCACCTGCTCGCGCGCGCCTGGGCCGGGCGCGAGCACCTGCCCGCCGACCTGGTGGCCTGTGCGCGCCGCGAGATCGGCCTGAGCGTGGCCTCCGAGGAGGTCCTGGCCGCCCCCGGCGTCGAGGACCGGTGGGCGGTGGTGGGCACCCGCGACCGCGAGGAGGGCCGGGTCACGGCCCGCGACTTCTGGCTGTGCGGCACGAGCACGGGGCGCTGGGGGCGCATTATCGCCTACGCCCGCGAGGCGGAGGAGCTGCCGACCACCTTCAGCCCCGGCACGCTGGTCCAAGCCCGCCTGCACTTCCACCCCGGACCCGGGCTGCGGGCCCTGTCCCGGCCCGAGCAGCCCGCCGCCGAGCCGATCGCCGCCTGGAACCCCGGGGCGCTGAGCGTCGCCGGCGCCCGCGAGGCCTGGCGCAACGCCCTGGCCGCCGACCCGTGGGCGGACGTCCGGCCCCTCCTCGTCGCCGGCCGCCTCGCCGCCAACGCCGAGGGGCACCTGGCCCTGAGCCCGCGGGAGACGGACGGGGAGCGGGCGGACCGGGGGCACGCCGCCCTGCCGCTGCTGCGGATCGGCATCCACCGGCGCCTGGCCCTGGCCGCCGCCTGCGACAACGTCGTGATCGCGGGCCTGATCTGCCCGCAGGGCCTGTGGCCCCTGAGCCTGCTGACCGGGGGGACGGTGGTGCCGCTGTGA
- a CDS encoding copper homeostasis protein CutC, translating into MRFTRSAPSLRTLGSPSPDDAPWRDLPHVAVEICLENVEGVRISARAGADRAELCDNLAAGGTTPSIGAVEAAIFAAGEEVERRRAIAGPHWAARPDAAPFGLRVMIRPRGGSFVFDSDERRAMIADVRRVAALAREMSEYTRPQRVGGSGGPLPPAVEVGFVVGVLTEEHVIDRGLLRLLVATADGAPVVFNKAIDATRDPVEAYSDLGGLGVSHVLTAGGADTALEGADVLRGLVSTDGPRVIAAGSVRPENAAQVVERAGVREIHMRCSLPGSTPLAPQRTDEAQVRRAVEVAHALPLP; encoded by the coding sequence ATGAGGTTCACCCGTTCGGCCCCGTCCCTGCGGACGCTCGGCAGCCCGTCCCCCGACGACGCGCCCTGGCGCGACCTGCCCCACGTCGCCGTCGAGATCTGCCTGGAGAACGTCGAGGGCGTGCGCATATCCGCACGGGCGGGCGCGGACCGGGCCGAACTGTGCGACAACCTCGCCGCCGGTGGCACGACGCCGTCGATCGGCGCGGTCGAGGCGGCCATCTTCGCCGCCGGGGAGGAGGTCGAGCGGCGCCGCGCCATCGCCGGCCCCCACTGGGCCGCCAGGCCCGACGCCGCCCCCTTCGGCCTGCGCGTCATGATCCGCCCGCGCGGGGGCTCCTTCGTCTTCGACTCCGACGAGCGGCGCGCCATGATCGCCGACGTCAGGCGCGTGGCGGCGCTCGCCCGGGAGATGAGCGAATACACGCGCCCGCAGAGGGTCGGCGGTTCGGGAGGGCCGCTGCCGCCGGCCGTGGAAGTCGGCTTCGTCGTCGGCGTGCTCACCGAGGAGCACGTCATCGACCGCGGCCTGCTGCGGCTGCTCGTCGCCACGGCCGACGGCGCGCCCGTCGTCTTCAACAAGGCGATCGACGCCACCCGGGACCCGGTCGAGGCCTACAGCGACCTGGGCGGACTGGGGGTGAGCCACGTGCTGACCGCCGGCGGCGCGGACACGGCGCTGGAGGGGGCGGACGTGCTGCGGGGCCTGGTCTCCACCGACGGCCCGCGGGTCATCGCCGCGGGCAGTGTGCGGCCGGAGAACGCCGCGCAGGTCGTGGAGCGGGCGGGGGTGCGGGAGATCCACATGCGCTGCTCCCTGCCCGGCTCGACCCCACTGGCGCCCCAGCGCACCGACGAGGCCCAGGTCAGGCGCGCCGTCGAGGTCGCCCACGCCCTGCCCCTGCCCTGA
- the metE gene encoding 5-methyltetrahydropteroyltriglutamate--homocysteine S-methyltransferase — protein MTNQTPAVDAVPTAPLPPATILGYPRIGPDRELKRAVEAHWRGDLDVNALRERAAALRAATRAHLRELGLTGASAVPADFTYYDQVLQVTTALGALPRRFADLRAGAGADPDGRSGAAPGAHPGTSLPGFFTAARGEGERAALEMTKWFDSNYHYLVPELDESTPIDYVPGFGAVDPTDGPAAQVLEALAAGEEAPRPVVVGPVTYLLLAKASDAAAPGFRPLDRLADVLDAYGHLLADLWAAGAQWVQLDEPALVCDAWDVPREEVLAAAADAYTWIAAIAERPRVLVAGTYGPLGDALPVLAATGVEAIGLDLVAGELPPAADLARLGGKTVVAGVVSGRNIWRTDLGAALAVLESLRGALPETASVVVATSTSLQHVPHDADRETSLPDDVRSWLAFADQKVAEVRTLAVGLARGRQAIAGELTADARLRAARAAHPGVRREEVRAAVAAVTDADRTRAPYAERAAAQAARLRLPLLPTTTIGSFPQTAEVRAARAAHRRGGLDDAGYQAAMRAEIERVVRLQEEIGLDVLVHGEAERNDMVQYFAELLDGFAATEHGWVQSYGSRCTRPSILWGDVSRPAPMTVAWSAYAQSLTDRPMKGMLTGPVTIMAWSFVRDDIPRAQVADQLGLALRAEVADLEAAGIPVVQVDEPAIRETLPLRRADRPAYLEWSVGAFRLATGGAAPATQIHTHLCYSEFDVVIDAVDHLDADVTSIEASRSRMDILPAVAAHGFERQLGPGVWDIHSPRVPSTDECAELLRRAVAALGIEKLWANPDCGLKTRAYAETVSSLRHLVAAARRVRAGA, from the coding sequence ATGACCAACCAGACCCCCGCCGTCGACGCCGTCCCCACGGCCCCGCTGCCGCCCGCCACGATCCTGGGCTACCCGCGCATCGGGCCCGACCGCGAGCTCAAGCGCGCCGTCGAGGCCCACTGGAGGGGCGACCTCGACGTCAACGCCCTGCGCGAGCGCGCCGCCGCCCTGCGCGCCGCCACCCGCGCCCACCTGCGCGAGCTGGGGCTGACCGGCGCGAGCGCGGTGCCGGCCGACTTCACCTACTACGACCAGGTTCTCCAGGTCACCACCGCCCTGGGCGCCCTGCCGCGGCGCTTCGCCGATCTGCGCGCCGGCGCCGGGGCCGACCCCGACGGCCGGTCCGGCGCCGCCCCCGGGGCCCACCCCGGCACCTCCCTGCCCGGCTTCTTCACCGCCGCCCGCGGCGAGGGGGAGCGCGCCGCCCTGGAGATGACCAAGTGGTTCGACTCCAACTACCACTACCTCGTGCCCGAGCTCGACGAGTCCACCCCCATCGACTACGTCCCCGGCTTCGGCGCCGTCGACCCCACCGACGGGCCCGCCGCCCAGGTGCTGGAGGCCCTGGCCGCCGGCGAGGAGGCGCCGCGGCCCGTCGTCGTCGGACCGGTCACCTACCTGCTGCTGGCCAAGGCGTCCGACGCCGCCGCCCCCGGCTTCCGGCCACTGGACCGCCTGGCGGACGTGCTGGACGCCTACGGCCACCTGCTCGCCGACCTGTGGGCCGCCGGCGCCCAGTGGGTCCAGCTCGACGAGCCCGCCCTGGTCTGCGACGCCTGGGACGTCCCGCGCGAGGAGGTCCTGGCCGCCGCCGCCGACGCCTACACGTGGATCGCCGCCATTGCCGAGCGCCCCCGGGTGCTCGTGGCCGGCACCTACGGCCCGCTCGGCGACGCCCTGCCCGTCCTGGCCGCCACCGGCGTGGAGGCGATCGGGCTCGACCTGGTCGCCGGGGAGCTGCCGCCCGCCGCCGACCTGGCCCGCCTGGGCGGCAAGACCGTCGTCGCCGGGGTCGTCTCCGGCCGCAATATCTGGCGCACCGACCTGGGCGCCGCCCTGGCCGTCCTGGAGTCCCTGCGCGGCGCCCTGCCCGAGACCGCGTCCGTCGTCGTGGCCACCTCCACCTCCCTCCAGCACGTGCCCCACGACGCCGATCGCGAGACCTCCCTGCCCGACGACGTGCGCTCCTGGCTGGCCTTCGCCGACCAGAAGGTCGCCGAGGTGCGCACCCTCGCCGTCGGGCTCGCCCGGGGCCGGCAGGCCATCGCCGGGGAGCTGACGGCCGACGCCCGCCTGCGCGCCGCTCGCGCCGCCCACCCCGGGGTGCGGCGCGAGGAGGTGCGCGCCGCCGTCGCCGCCGTCACCGACGCCGACCGCACCCGCGCCCCCTACGCCGAGCGCGCCGCCGCCCAGGCCGCGCGCCTGCGCCTGCCCCTGCTGCCGACCACGACCATCGGCTCCTTCCCGCAGACCGCCGAGGTGCGCGCCGCCCGCGCCGCCCACCGCCGCGGCGGGCTCGACGACGCCGGCTACCAGGCGGCCATGAGGGCCGAGATTGAGCGGGTGGTGCGCCTCCAGGAGGAGATCGGCCTGGACGTGCTGGTCCACGGCGAGGCCGAGCGCAACGACATGGTCCAGTACTTCGCCGAGTTGCTCGACGGCTTCGCCGCCACCGAGCACGGCTGGGTCCAGTCCTACGGGTCGCGCTGCACCCGCCCCTCCATCCTGTGGGGGGACGTGAGCCGGCCGGCGCCCATGACGGTGGCCTGGAGCGCCTACGCCCAGTCGCTGACCGACCGGCCCATGAAGGGCATGCTCACCGGGCCGGTGACCATTATGGCCTGGTCCTTCGTGCGCGATGACATCCCGCGCGCCCAGGTCGCCGACCAGCTGGGCCTGGCCTTGCGCGCGGAGGTCGCCGACCTGGAGGCCGCCGGCATCCCGGTGGTGCAGGTCGACGAGCCCGCCATCCGCGAGACCCTGCCGCTGCGGCGCGCCGACCGGCCCGCCTACCTGGAGTGGTCGGTGGGCGCCTTCCGCCTGGCCACCGGCGGGGCGGCGCCCGCCACCCAGATCCACACCCACCTGTGCTACTCGGAGTTCGACGTGGTCATCGACGCCGTCGACCACCTGGACGCGGACGTGACCTCCATCGAGGCCTCGCGCTCGCGCATGGACATCCTGCCGGCCGTGGCCGCCCACGGCTTCGAGCGCCAGCTGGGCCCGGGCGTGTGGGACATCCACTCCCCGCGGGTGCCCAGCACGGACGAGTGCGCCGAGCTGCTCCGGCGGGCGGTGGCGGCCCTGGGGATCGAGAAGCTGTGGGCCAACCCCGACTGCGGCCTGAAGACCCGCGCCTACGCCGAGACGGTCTCCTCCCTGCGCCACCTGGTCGCGGCCGCCCGCCGCGTCCGGGCCGGGGCCTGA
- a CDS encoding methylenetetrahydrofolate reductase, whose amino-acid sequence MSTFPAAPGAPTSPAAGAGSAAGAGPGPAAGAASGAADAVAPRPPSERASCDRAEAGPAGPSLSLELFPPRPGRHATQTWGALDRLLGAGPDFVSVTYRPAFVITGAPPGAPGRDAAPAARVRVVRERNPAEDVVAHVLATSAVPLMAHLTCIGYRRASVVEIVRAFLDMGVRRFLALRGDPPRGFAADDVAGELAHADDLVRVIREVEADYFDDGARHLQIAVAAYPAAADRGREIEVLAAKRAAGADLAITQVFYDVEDYLALARAADRAGVDLPILPGIIPLTDLRRLTRLEALSGVRVPEHLVRTLERSAGARTTAAGIDATLRLAAGVLDGGAPGVHLYTFNRTRPALDIVSHLRLGRILDGRRPDPLTQREVWRSYLNAVPGDDAPTARMPGAARP is encoded by the coding sequence ATGAGCACGTTTCCCGCCGCCCCCGGCGCCCCCACCAGCCCCGCCGCGGGCGCCGGCTCCGCCGCGGGCGCCGGCCCCGGCCCTGCCGCCGGGGCCGCGAGCGGCGCCGCGGACGCCGTCGCCCCCCGCCCGCCCTCCGAGCGGGCGTCCTGCGACCGGGCCGAGGCGGGCCCGGCGGGCCCCAGCCTGTCCCTGGAGCTCTTCCCGCCGCGCCCCGGCCGCCACGCCACCCAGACGTGGGGGGCGCTGGACCGGCTGCTGGGCGCCGGCCCCGACTTCGTCTCCGTCACCTACCGGCCCGCCTTCGTCATCACCGGCGCTCCTCCCGGCGCCCCCGGCCGGGACGCCGCCCCCGCCGCGCGCGTGCGGGTCGTGCGCGAGCGCAACCCCGCCGAGGACGTCGTCGCCCACGTCCTGGCCACCTCCGCCGTGCCCCTCATGGCGCACCTGACCTGTATCGGCTACCGCAGGGCCAGCGTCGTGGAGATCGTCCGCGCCTTCCTGGACATGGGCGTGCGCCGCTTCCTCGCCCTGCGCGGGGACCCGCCGCGGGGCTTCGCCGCCGACGACGTCGCCGGCGAGCTCGCCCACGCCGACGACCTCGTGCGCGTCATCCGCGAGGTCGAGGCCGACTACTTCGACGACGGCGCCCGCCACCTCCAGATCGCCGTCGCCGCCTACCCGGCCGCCGCCGACCGCGGCCGCGAGATCGAGGTCCTGGCCGCCAAGCGGGCCGCGGGCGCGGACCTGGCGATCACCCAGGTCTTCTACGACGTCGAGGACTACCTGGCCCTGGCCCGCGCCGCCGACCGCGCCGGCGTCGATCTGCCCATCCTGCCCGGCATCATTCCGCTGACCGACCTGAGGCGCCTGACCCGCCTGGAGGCCCTGTCCGGGGTGCGCGTGCCGGAGCACCTGGTGCGCACCCTGGAGCGCTCCGCCGGGGCGCGGACCACGGCCGCCGGCATCGACGCGACCCTGCGCCTGGCCGCCGGGGTGCTCGACGGCGGCGCGCCGGGGGTGCACCTGTACACCTTCAACCGGACCCGCCCGGCGCTCGACATCGTCTCCCACCTGCGGCTCGGACGCATCCTGGACGGGCGGCGCCCCGACCCGCTCACCCAGCGCGAGGTCTGGCGCAGCTACCTCAACGCCGTGCCCGGCGACGACGCGCCGACGGCCCGAATGCCCGGGGCGGCGCGGCCCTGA
- a CDS encoding ATP-binding cassette domain-containing protein, producing MARAHGRGSTTPTIPIGTVRGRRAAIASFVLAVLGSLAQAWALVGLGRALGALLTAGGGAVAASAAGIAGTAGGGAVAAGAWRPLLLQAVLAAAAAGACQIGVEVLSRTSATREEGRLRSRLLAHLFDLGPARAADLRSGSTVSLLTDGAERVALYRQTFLAPTAAAFASPALVLALLAVVIDPLPCLVLLVAVVLVPGFIIALHLRVRRSSSGSRRARTRLAGAYLDAIQGLTTLTLARAASRTAADLRRAGEDNRRAVMGLLAGNQLVILVTDCLFSLFFIAAAAGMALVRLRAGAIDVGDALALVLTSFVLLEPLDRVGAFFYVGMGGLANQRAMRRVLGARRPDGAAPDDGGPVAPPGGRDDAAPALSLHRVTASWAGGGPGSDGARGCAGRVGASGRGGHGEHAGRGGPGGPGGPGRGREGAGAVVLSDVDLTVARGEHVALVGPSGAGKSTLLALASGDLLPAAGTVRVGGIASTAATQDEVRAASALVAQSTWLFAGTIADNLRLADPTATPERMWRALERANLAQEVRLMPAGLDTVVGENGMGLSGGQAQRVSLARAFLADRPLLLLDEPTSQVDLAGEAQIIEAIDRLAEGRTVLTVSHRAGALTGADRVIRVADGALTPVGPEPAVPGPGTTESEA from the coding sequence ATGGCACGCGCCCATGGCCGCGGCTCGACAACCCCCACGATCCCCATTGGCACGGTCCGCGGCCGACGGGCCGCCATTGCATCCTTCGTGCTGGCCGTCCTCGGCTCTCTGGCCCAGGCCTGGGCGCTGGTCGGTCTGGGGCGGGCCCTGGGCGCCCTGCTGACCGCCGGCGGAGGAGCCGTCGCCGCGAGCGCGGCCGGGATCGCCGGGACCGCTGGCGGAGGGGCCGTCGCCGCCGGCGCCTGGCGCCCCCTGCTCCTCCAGGCCGTGCTCGCCGCCGCGGCGGCCGGCGCCTGCCAGATCGGCGTCGAGGTCCTCTCGCGCACCTCGGCCACCCGTGAGGAGGGCCGCCTGCGCTCCCGCCTGCTGGCGCACCTGTTCGACCTGGGGCCGGCCCGCGCCGCCGATCTGCGCTCGGGCTCCACCGTCTCCCTGCTGACCGACGGCGCCGAGCGCGTGGCCCTGTACCGCCAGACCTTCCTGGCCCCCACCGCCGCCGCCTTCGCCTCCCCGGCCCTGGTCCTGGCCCTCCTCGCCGTCGTCATCGACCCCCTGCCCTGCCTGGTCCTGCTCGTGGCCGTCGTCCTCGTGCCCGGCTTCATCATCGCCCTGCACCTGCGGGTCCGCCGCTCCTCGTCGGGCTCGAGGCGGGCGCGCACGCGCCTGGCCGGGGCCTACCTCGACGCCATCCAGGGCCTGACCACCCTGACCCTGGCCCGCGCCGCCTCGCGCACCGCCGCCGACCTGCGCCGGGCGGGGGAGGACAACCGCCGCGCCGTCATGGGGCTGCTGGCCGGCAACCAGCTCGTCATCCTCGTCACCGACTGCCTGTTCTCCCTGTTCTTCATCGCCGCCGCCGCCGGCATGGCCCTGGTCCGGCTGCGCGCCGGCGCCATCGACGTCGGCGACGCCCTGGCCCTGGTCCTGACCTCCTTCGTCCTCCTCGAGCCCCTGGACCGGGTCGGCGCCTTCTTCTACGTCGGCATGGGTGGCCTGGCCAACCAGCGGGCGATGCGCCGCGTCCTGGGGGCCCGCCGCCCCGACGGTGCCGCCCCCGACGACGGCGGTCCCGTCGCGCCCCCGGGAGGTCGGGACGACGCCGCCCCCGCCCTGTCCCTGCACCGCGTGACCGCCTCCTGGGCGGGGGGCGGGCCCGGGTCCGACGGCGCCCGGGGCTGCGCCGGCCGCGTCGGAGCTTCCGGTCGCGGCGGGCATGGCGAGCATGCCGGGCGCGGCGGGCCCGGTGGCCCCGGCGGGCCCGGCCGCGGGCGGGAGGGGGCCGGCGCCGTCGTGCTGAGCGACGTGGACCTGACCGTGGCGCGCGGCGAGCACGTGGCCCTCGTCGGTCCCTCGGGGGCGGGCAAATCCACCCTCCTGGCCCTGGCTTCCGGCGACCTGCTGCCCGCCGCCGGCACCGTGCGCGTGGGCGGGATCGCCTCGACTGCCGCCACCCAGGACGAGGTGCGCGCCGCCAGCGCCCTGGTCGCCCAGAGCACCTGGCTCTTCGCCGGCACCATCGCCGACAACCTCCGCCTGGCCGACCCGACCGCCACCCCCGAGCGCATGTGGCGGGCCCTGGAGCGGGCGAACCTGGCCCAGGAGGTCCGCCTCATGCCGGCGGGCCTGGACACCGTCGTCGGCGAGAACGGGATGGGGCTGTCGGGCGGGCAGGCGCAGCGGGTCTCGCTCGCCCGCGCCTTCCTCGCCGACCGGCCCCTGCTGCTCCTGGACGAGCCCACCAGCCAGGTCGACCTGGCCGGCGAGGCTCAGATCATCGAGGCCATCGACCGTCTGGCGGAGGGCCGCACCGTCCTGACCGTCTCCCACCGCGCCGGCGCCCTGACCGGCGCCGACCGCGTCATCCGTGTGGCCGACGGCGCCCTGACCCCCGTCGGGCCCGAACCGGCCGTCCCCGGCCCCGGCACCACCGAGAGCGAGGCCTGA
- the cydC gene encoding thiol reductant ABC exporter subunit CydC: MTAAPGPSAAQGPGPAPAAPAPSPAPSAAPPAPAPSRRELIAWMLRVTRPVLAPLLGSTLARIADLLAGVGIFALGAWAVVVTGRHLAGAAAGPAAPSAPAAPSVGMIVAIMAGLSLLKAALRYAEQFLGHFVAFKALELLRAEIFRALIPRAPRVMATARSGDLMTRATKDVDRIEVFFAHTFAPMVSAVVVPATVLVLIGARVSWAAAGVALPFLLAALLAAPAAGWRAALASSRAAAAARSRLAEHVTDSVQGMSEVVGYGRTAERLAATAGLDDAVASALRPASLATSLRRGAIALLMLAGPAAVLAVGAPGVEAGDVDAAALAAAVAALVRLSECVRAVEESVGSLNNSFASAERVYEVVHAPVELPDGAEELAPAAGGHEVVWDDVFYSYPGAPAPALRGVSLRARAGRWTCLVGVSGSGKTTLAQLALRFDDPQSGRVLVGGRDVRGLTGDSLRREVVLVSQRAHLFRASIADNVRLAAPGATDTQVEAACRAAGIHEDIVAMDRGYDTPVGERGLSLSGGQRQRLALARALLTRPGVLVLDEFTSHLDPGLDASVRDAVRRWAEGVTVVEITHSLRWVGRADRVVVLDAGLVVADGDPAELLAVDGPLRRLAMREGAPMR, from the coding sequence ATGACCGCCGCCCCCGGCCCTTCCGCCGCCCAGGGCCCCGGCCCGGCCCCCGCCGCCCCCGCGCCGAGCCCCGCCCCTTCCGCGGCGCCCCCCGCCCCCGCCCCCTCCCGGCGCGAGCTCATCGCCTGGATGCTGCGGGTCACCCGGCCCGTCCTGGCCCCGCTCCTGGGATCGACCCTCGCCCGCATCGCCGACCTGCTCGCTGGCGTCGGCATCTTCGCCCTGGGCGCCTGGGCCGTGGTGGTCACCGGCCGCCACCTGGCCGGCGCCGCCGCCGGCCCCGCCGCGCCGTCGGCCCCGGCGGCGCCGTCGGTCGGGATGATCGTCGCGATTATGGCGGGGCTGAGCCTGCTCAAGGCCGCCCTGCGCTACGCCGAGCAGTTCCTGGGCCACTTCGTTGCCTTCAAGGCCCTGGAGCTGCTGCGCGCGGAGATCTTCCGGGCCCTCATCCCGCGCGCCCCCCGGGTCATGGCCACCGCCCGCTCCGGCGACCTCATGACCCGCGCCACCAAGGACGTCGACCGCATCGAGGTCTTCTTCGCCCACACCTTCGCCCCCATGGTCAGCGCCGTCGTCGTGCCCGCGACGGTCCTGGTCCTCATCGGCGCCCGCGTGTCCTGGGCGGCGGCCGGCGTCGCCCTGCCCTTCCTCCTGGCGGCCCTGCTCGCGGCGCCCGCGGCCGGCTGGCGGGCGGCACTGGCCTCCTCGCGCGCCGCCGCGGCCGCCCGCTCGCGCCTGGCCGAGCACGTCACCGACTCCGTCCAGGGCATGAGCGAGGTCGTGGGCTACGGGCGCACCGCCGAGCGCCTGGCCGCCACCGCCGGGCTCGACGACGCCGTCGCCTCCGCTCTGCGCCCGGCGAGCCTGGCCACCTCGCTGCGGCGCGGCGCCATCGCCCTGCTCATGCTGGCCGGGCCCGCCGCCGTGCTCGCCGTCGGCGCGCCCGGGGTCGAGGCCGGCGACGTTGACGCCGCCGCCCTGGCCGCGGCCGTCGCGGCGCTCGTGCGCCTGAGCGAGTGCGTGCGCGCCGTGGAGGAGTCGGTCGGCTCCCTCAACAATTCCTTCGCCTCCGCCGAGCGGGTCTACGAGGTCGTCCACGCCCCCGTCGAGCTGCCCGACGGGGCGGAGGAGCTCGCCCCCGCCGCCGGCGGGCACGAGGTGGTCTGGGACGACGTCTTCTACTCCTACCCGGGCGCCCCGGCCCCGGCCCTGCGGGGCGTGAGCCTGAGGGCGCGGGCGGGGCGGTGGACCTGCCTGGTGGGCGTGTCCGGCTCGGGCAAGACGACCCTGGCCCAGCTCGCCCTGCGCTTCGACGACCCGCAGAGCGGGCGGGTCCTCGTGGGTGGCCGGGACGTGCGGGGGCTGACCGGCGACTCGCTGCGCCGCGAGGTCGTCCTCGTCAGCCAGCGGGCCCACCTGTTCCGGGCCAGCATCGCCGACAACGTCCGCCTGGCCGCGCCCGGCGCCACCGACACCCAGGTGGAGGCCGCCTGCCGCGCCGCGGGCATCCACGAGGACATTGTGGCCATGGACCGCGGCTACGACACGCCCGTCGGCGAGCGCGGGCTGTCCCTGTCCGGCGGCCAGCGCCAGCGCCTGGCCCTGGCCCGCGCCCTGCTCACCCGCCCCGGCGTCCTCGTCCTGGACGAGTTCACCTCCCACCTCGACCCCGGGCTCGACGCCTCCGTGCGCGACGCCGTGCGCCGCTGGGCCGAGGGGGTCACCGTGGTCGAGATCACGCACAGCCTGCGCTGGGTCGGCCGGGCCGATCGCGTCGTCGTCCTCGACGCCGGGCTGGTCGTGGCCGACGGCGACCCCGCCGAACTGCTCGCCGTCGACGGGCCTTTGCGGCGCCTGGCAATGAGGGAGGGCGCGCCAATGCGCTGA